Part of the Betta splendens chromosome 17, fBetSpl5.4, whole genome shotgun sequence genome, TACCAAAATTGGAGAAGTGTTCTTAATATTTCAGGAATATAGTATCGGCATTGGTAGGTTCTTGGTCTTGTATTAGACCACTTGTTACGCTAGTGGACAGCATCGCTAAGATCCTAGCATTAGCTTGCTATCTAGACATGCTGCTTCGCTTTCCTTCAGTTAAGCCATTTGTGCATCTGACTAACGTTAACTTgtatttgatttattgaagTAGATTGCCTATCATGTTTGTGGGACTCTTGCAGTGTATTCTAGTTTCAATGTAAAGACTTTGTTTTTGCTTGAGTATCGTGATGAAACTCTTCATGCGGAATCCGAATTAAAATGCGGACAACCTAACCTTGGAGAACTGACTACTCAAGcttttttaatgatttttaaCAAAAAATCTGTACTTGAATGGTCTAATGCTGTTAACTCGTTTTCAGGTATCTCGAGAGACCACTGGCATAAACGCCGCAAGACTGGTGGGAAGCGCAAGCCCTACCACAAGAAAAGGAAGTATGAGCTTGGGCGCCCTCCTGCTAACACAAAGGTAAAGATAAACACGTTTTACTTGCAACTGCAGATTATTAGAGTTGCAGCGTGGGTGATGAAAACTTGGCCTTAGGTAGGTCTTTTTTGGACCGTTTTGGTTCAAAGCTTTGGACTTGCCAATGTTAGGACTTGTCATAGTTACACTGACACGCTTCAGTGCTCTCatggattttcatttttcaagaGCCGTCAAAAAGCAGATTTTCTGTATGCTGGTTGAAGAATGTGTAAAACTCTAAGTGTGCACTAATGTAAAGATTGTCTCCTTTAGATCGGACCTCGTCGTATCCACACAGTGCGGGTCCGTGGTGGAAACAAGAAATATCGTGCTCTTAGGCTGGATGTCGGTAACTTCTCTTGGGGCTCTGAGTGTAAGTTTCAGCATCACTTTAATTTCGTACGATACAGCTTTCCTTGATGATAACTTTTGTCAGTTCTGCTACTGAATGAAAGTGGTGATAATGAAGACTCTGAGAAATGCACTGTTGCGTTTTTAAAATGCTGGTAAACCTGCTTCTGCTAACACAGTTGGTTTTGGTGTATACTTAGGCTGCACAAGGAAGACCAGGATCATTGATGTTGTCTACAATGCCTCCAACAATGAGCTGGTTAGAACCAAGACCTTGGTGAAGAACTGCATTGTCCTCATTGACAGTCTGCCCTTCAGGCAGTGGTATGAGGCCCACTACGCCACTCCTCTGGGACGCAAGAAGGGAGCCAAGCTGGTATGCGATTGTCTTACACTTTTTTCCAGTTAGTTGTACAGTTAGTACAGtgaacaaacattaaaacatgctGCCACTTTTAATATGACCTAGTATTAGTACTGCCTTTCAGCTAGCTACCATCCATGTATGATGCCTAAATGAATCCACTAAGGTGTCACTAGAAAAGTGATTCTAATTGGACTATAGATTGTGCTTGTCTTTCCATGATGATAACTTTTGTCAGTTCTGCTACTGAATGAAAGTGGTGATAATGATGACTCTGAGAAAGACCCTTTTGATAAATCTACTGAAGTGTAAGGGTTAAATATACTCCTAAGGTTAATGTTCTTCTATGTTCTAGACCCCTGAAGAGGAAGATGTCCTGAATAGAAAGCGGTCAAAGAAGACTCAGAAAAAATACGAAGAACGTAAAAAGAACGCAAAGATCAGCACCCTCCTGGAGGAACAGTTCCTGCAGGGAAAACTGCTTGGTAAGCTAATTCTCAAGGTAGAAAGGGTTTGGTGTGAATCTTAATGTTTACATATGTTTCGGATCAGCTGTCCTGGAAGTTGTAGTTTTGCTCCCATTTGgtgtataattttttttaatcaagtcTTCCCATTTTTGGGGGGTGGAAAATGAGACCAACAGGATTGATCAACTTTCAACTACCAATTAACTTTAAACCTAACATTGATCATTTTCTATGAGCATAACTGTCTACAGTAATCATTGCTTCTATCTTCTGTCCGTACAGCTTGCATCGCCTCCAGACCCGGCCAGTGTGGCAGAGCAGACGGCTACATCCTGGAGGGCAAAGAGCTTGAGTTCTACCtgaggaagatcaaggccaagAAAGGCAAATAGATGTACAGCTGTTTGATACGACAATAAAATCCAATCGTCccacagctgctggtggtgtTGCCTTATTTATCAATGCTGTTGTGATACTGACTTTTTAATTGTGACCATTAGAGATGTAAATTAATGCTCCTGCTGGGTTATATAAATtgatgggaaatattttctgtatttacatgttttcaATAAGTTGCTCTTTGGGTTTTTTTACTAGCTGTTATCTAATTCCTACAGTTTTTCTTAGGCAAACCATCTTTCAGCCCATTGTAAAGAACAATCGAAGGCTTAATCATGGAGAGAGGTTTGATTACTTTTGGGTAATTCACATGATTAGAGCTCATATCTCTAAACCTTGCTTACTTAGGCTAAATGAAACAAGGAAATTGGAAAGGATCCTAAACCGGTGCTTGGAAGTAAAATTGGTTCTTTGCTTTTAAATGTGACTACAGATTACTACAGAATTGTTTTCTCAACTATTACAAATGTGATTGTCGGTCAAAAACATACTTATCGTAGTATGCCCGTTCTGTGCAGTATTTTGAGTATTTTCAGTATCTTTTAAACGCATAGACTAGTGAATACTGTGATTAAAATTTAAGTGTCTAGCCGTAATAGTGTAACATGCAGAATTAGGATAAGTACATACGTGGGTTAAAGCAAAGTGCGCGTTGTTGCGTAACAGCGTCCTCCTCAGGTTCGCAGCGGGTGACAATCTGGGGTAGGGGT contains:
- the rps8a gene encoding 40S ribosomal protein S8 isoform X2, coding for MGISRDHWHKRRKTGGKRKPYHKKRKYELGRPPANTKIGPRRIHTVRVRGGNKKYRALRLDVGNFSWGSECCTRKTRIIDVVYNASNNELVRTKTLVKNCIVLIDSLPFRQWYEAHYATPLGRKKGAKLTPEEEDVLNRKRSKKTQKKYEERKKNAKISTLLEEQFLQGKLLACIASRPGQCGRADGYILEGKELEFYLRKIKAKKGK
- the rps8a gene encoding 40S ribosomal protein S8 isoform X1, with product MSLCESSFKPAPENGYVLSCSGWRENLRPSDVLTKEYCISRDHWHKRRKTGGKRKPYHKKRKYELGRPPANTKIGPRRIHTVRVRGGNKKYRALRLDVGNFSWGSECCTRKTRIIDVVYNASNNELVRTKTLVKNCIVLIDSLPFRQWYEAHYATPLGRKKGAKLTPEEEDVLNRKRSKKTQKKYEERKKNAKISTLLEEQFLQGKLLACIASRPGQCGRADGYILEGKELEFYLRKIKAKKGK